The genome window GAGTTTCCAGATGGCGGTGAGGAAGCATGTCCCACATTCGCAACGATCCATCCACTTAGTGTCAAGGAAGTTCGCACTGCCCAGAGGGTGAGTTTACGAATGCAAATCAAATAGAACCATTTTATCAATATGATCCTTTACAGATTCGATCTCTTTGCTTCAACAAGGAGTTTAAGGAGATCGCCGCCCTCTCGCTGAACGGATACATTCACATCTTCAATGCGGAGACCTTCAAGCAGACACTCTCACGAAAGCTGCCAAACTGCCAGGACAACGTGAGCATCGCCTACCACAGCGACGGCCTTTATGCCGTTGGATGCCGTTCCTATACCATCCTCTTGGACGCCCGAACCCTTCAAACGATTAAGAAGATCACATCTCGATACAGTGGCTGCGGTATACGGGCCACCTCGTTCGAAGGTAACCTGCTCACCGTTGGCACGGGTCTGGGCATGCTCCTGTTCTACGACATTCGAGCCGGAAAGTATTTGGAGAGCAGTGTGAATGCCTCGCGCACAGTCGCACTCAAGTGCAGCAAAGGAATTGTGGTAAGTGGATATGTTATAGTTGGACAAAATACAGCTAAATGTTCTGTGTAACTCAGTATCCGGAGGACGAGATGGATGGCTTCCAGCAGGTGAAGTATGTGCCTGCCATTTACACCCACTGCTATGACAGCACTAGGATGCGCCTCTTCGCTGCAGGAGGACCACTGCCGGCGACTTTGGTGGGCAACTATGCGGGCGTTTGGCAATAGATTGGCATAGGATGCGATCCGGGCTCACAATACTGATTAGTATTTAAGTAGTTATTCGACTTGTGATCTATAATCTTTTGGCGCATTTCGATTCAAATCGTTCACCTGCATATGTATTCCGCCAAGAcagattttttatttaacttgATTACtcacttttgattttaatgaaatttatgttAGGTTTATGttaatgatattttatattgTGTGTAAACAATATACACCGTTTAAATGTGTAAATGTAAGCATAAATACCGATCCTATTTATATATAGTACATACAATACAAATAATGGAATACTAATTTATAGACAATGCAGCTGATTTATAGTCTGATCTATATGGTAATAGAAtttcaaattaaacaaacCATGAAacattgtttttaaatatatgcAAAAGCTTTTTTCAATCTACAACGCGCATATTGCCGATGGTGCTGTATAGGGCACTCAACACAACGGGTGTGGACAAGACAAGAGTGTACAAAGTACGGTGTGCCAAACAGCAACGAGCAATTTTAAAATACATCATATATAAAAGGAAAATTGTACAAGATTTACAGAATGAATGCTATGCAACTGCCCAACGACTGACGACTATCCGCATCCAACAACACGAATATATAATCTATGATGTTCGCTAGTTGTTGTTATTGGGACTGCCTCCTCCACTCCACGCAGTGAGGAATCCCGTCCAGCTGCGACTGCTACCATCTGCAGAAACTAAAAGCAATATTTCAATATAAGAAAACATTCTAAAATTTAAATCTTTCTACTAGTAGTTACCTTTCTGTCCCTTGGCCACGCAGTTcagcatttccatttcgttgCGACTCAGGCGGAGAATGGTATTTAGCACGGGAACCAAGCGCTGCCGCTCATCAACATTGTTTAAGGTAAGGAACTGCAAGtttataaagtaaataaagTGAGCCCGTGGAAATAGTTAATGCTTTCTTGATCTCACCTTTAAGAAGACGTTCTTCAAGTACTCGGAGTTGTGCATGTGTTGTTCACGTTCCTCGGAGCGCTCTTGGCGGCGCAATTCTTCCTTGAGCATGTCGTTCATTTGGGTCAGTTTAGCCAAATCCTGTTCGTTTTCGGCCAACAGGGCAGTCAAGTGCTTGACGCGACTCTCCTGGATGCTTAGGCTTTCCCTTGTTGCCTGTAGCTGGGCACTTTGGACGGAAAAGTCTCCGCGTGCGGCCATTTCCGCTTCCTCATCCTCCTGCTGCGAAACGCTGCGTCCGAAATTAGAGATGGTAGTCACGGTATCGCTGGTTATTTGGTTAATTGATGTGTTGAGCAGCTCGTCAAGCGGCATGAAGTCGTGGGAACGTCTCGAGGCAGTAGAGATCTTCCGCTGAGCAGCCAGTTGGGCCAGAGAGACGTCGCCAGCGTGGCCATCCAAGCCCGTTTCGTGGTCCATGAGCAAGTAATCGATCTTTGCCTGCTCTGGACTGGGGTCCACGCTCGCGGCGGATGCAGTGCTATGCTGAGAAACGTTTGCTTGCATCTTCTGCGCTTCCtccagttgctgctgcacctGCTTTAATTGCAACTGGTGCCCGGCGTCCAGCTCATCAACTTGCTGGCGATGCTGCTGCATCAGGTCGTGTTGGAATTGCAACTGGCGTTGGTTTTCTAGTGACAGCAGGTCGTTTTGCTGACGCAGTTCGTCAACTAGAGAGAGGAGCTCTTTGCTACGCTTTTGCAGATCAGTGTTATCCAGTCGCAATTCCTCTATTTGACTATCCAACTGGGCCAGGCGGGCCGCTCTTCCATCGTTGCTGGCGCGCAAATTGCGTTCACTCTCTCGAAGCGCAACTAACTCCTCTTCCAACTCCTGTTCGCGGTTGGAGCCCTTACTTTGGTTTTTGCGCAGCACAGACTGTGCCTTCAATTTGTATTCGGTGTACTCGACTCGCAGATCCTCCAGAGCTCGTTCCACATTTCGAAGCGCCGTCTCCAATTGCTTTTGCTCTGCCAGGTGCATTTCAAGCTCCTGGGTTCGGCTTAGTAGTTGTTGGGTGGCCGTGCTTAGCTTGGATTCGTATTGTTGGGCGCTCTCCGCCAGCTGGAGACGCAATTGCTCCGCCTCGAGCTTGGACTGTTCAACGCCATGTTCCAAATCCTTGTTCTGAGTGAGCGCCTGTTGCTTGCTGTGAACAGCGTCTTTGACCTGGACCTGCATGCGATCAATCTGTTCCTTAAGTTCTAGGGAGTGGGCCGCTTCTCCGTTTTTGGCCTCCTCTAGGATGGCGATCTCCTTGCGCAGCTGGACGATggtgttttccttgctggccaGTGATTCCTTAACGGCATCTAGTTCGCTAGACTTAGCTGCCAGCTTCGCACTAACTTCGCTCAGGGATTTTTCGGCTGCTTCGATTTCCAAATTAAGGACACTGGAGTGCTTTACTTTCTCCTTGGACTTTAGCTTCTGGTTTTCAGCTCGAGCTGCATTTAGATCCTGTTGCAGTTGGACCTGTGCCAACTTGACCGCCTCCAACTCCTCCTTTAGGGCACCGCTCTGTTCCATTTCATTCAGCTGCTGCGTCTGCTCCTGCAGTTTCTTCTTCAGCTTGGCAGCTATTGCTCTGAGCTTATGGTACTTCTCCTCGTAGCCCTCGTCCAGTTCACGCAGGCGGCTTAGTTCTTCTGCTCGTGATATTGTGGATGTCGACAGAACATCACTCTGGGCATCAGCATTGGCCTGTTCCAATTCCTCAACACGGCTCTGGAGTTGTTTGATCTTCTGTAACTTCTCCTGCGCCGCCTGCTGACTATTAGATAGTTGAGCCTCCAAGTCTCGTTGTCGCTTGACCTCCGCTTCGTGCTGTTCTTGAAGGCGTGAAATGGCATCACCGCGTCCTTTGAGCGCCTCGTTCAGTTCCCGCATCTCCGTCAGCAACTCCCCATGCTCTTGCTCCTTGAGGTGGTATCGCGTAAGCAAATCCTCGTTGTGCTGGCGCAGTTCTATGCAGATTGCTTCCAACTCCCGCAACTTTATCTGCTGATTATCACGCTCCTTCGCAATGACTTTGACCAGATTTTGCATTTGATCAAGCTTGGTCTGAAATAAGCTTACTTTAAGGTTCCTGGCGTGATTTTTGGTGTTTTCCTGCTTCCTCGTTACACTTATCAATTGCTCCTTGTCAATTCTATGCTGCTCCTTGATAATGGCTGCAAGCTCTTCGAGAGCGGTTATCTTCTTAAGTAGGTACCCCACATTCAAATTGCTCCTTTGGTCCTTCTGCGTCTGCTTCACTATTTTGGCTAGTTGATCCATTTCCTGAACTCTTTGCAGCAACCGCTTGCGGTCAATTCCAGTGTCAATTGTTTGAGGATTATTGTCTGACTTCCCATTGGTCAGCTTCAGTTTTTCATTCTCGGCCTGTAGAGATGTCATCTTTGCGCACAACAGTTGCGAAGCTTTAATGATCTCCACCTGCCATTTGGAAACGGATGCGGCGTACTCGTGCTGCGTTTCCAGCAGCACGCACTTGCACTCCTTCAGGTTCTTCAACTTGCGGTGTACGTCAATGAAGCGGTCCTTTAGAGAATTGAACTTCTTGCGTTGCTCAGAGTTGAGTTCCTTGATGCTCTGGTACTTTTGCTGCAGCACCCTCGACTCTTCTTCCATCGTGACGACTTGCTGGCGAAGACTGGCATTTTCCGCCTCCGCTTCCTTAATTCTGGCAATGTCCACTTCCAAAAGTTCCAGATTCTTGCGCTGCTCGTTACCCAGAGCATTGACCTGTTGCATAGCCTTTTCCATGCGATCCACATTGGCAAGGAGGGCATCGTTTTCATCACTCAGTCGCCCAAGCTGGCGCTTTAGGCTCTCGTTCTCGATCTCGCATTGCATCAGCCGGTCGGCATCCTCCTTGGTCTTTCGTTTCAGGGTATTCACTTGCTCGGTGAGGATGAGGTTCTTATCGGTGAAGTCCTGGACCATTTCTTGCATGGCTGGCAGGCTGCTCTGCTTCTCCGCCGCCCGTTTAAGGGCATCCTTGAGTCGGTGATTTTCCTCGGTGAGTTCTGAAAGAGAGTGGCTTGCGTTATTCTGGAAGATTCCCTTAAGCTCTCCCTCAAACTTACCATCTTTCGCCTGTTTCGCCTTTTTGGCGATGTTGAGCAGGCCTTTATATTTGCTGATGATTTCATCTTTGCTCAGCGCCTCGATCGGATTCGGGTTCTTctgcaaatgcaaataacAAGATGAGACGTCATCATCAATTCTAGTGACAACTTTCCCACTCACCTGGGTTTCCCTCGGTGATGCGGCTTCCATGTTACTTGCTCTTTGCGTATCCTTGCATTTAAGAGCGGTCCAAGAATTAACGTCTTAACTTAGATCAGTGACTTTTCAATTAGCGAGCGACCCAGATTATTTGGAAATGTTTTTGGACCCTTAATCAATCCGAGTGAAGAAAACACTCCAGCCACACTAACAGCTGATAGGGTTGTCATCGCCGCCAAATTAGTGATGAACGTCTTTTTTTAAGAAGGTGAcgcaaaaatggaaaaattaataattcaaattatgtgataagaataataataatctcTTTTAAATATGCGTTTTTTAAGAATGAAATAATAACTGTTGAATAAAAAGTTCTCAACTAAAAATTAAACACCATTTTTCAATGAATTTGTTTCACTACCATTGGTGTTGTTTCAACTATCGGATGAACCGCAACTATCGATTACTGTGACCGCTCACCACTGACCACTCACCACTAGCTCTACAGTACAAGCAACATTTGGCATCTCTACTGTTTATCATTTTCTTCATCCGTTGAAGTGATGGATTTGAGTGATAATAGCCAAGTGGAAGATCCATACTTTGTTTACAAGCATGATCAGCTATTCGGCGAGAGTTTCCCCCTGTTCAAGGAGATCCGCAGAATGGGCAAGCTGTGCGATGTCACCCTAAAGGTTGGTTGGTGAGCAACCTTTATCGTATCAGAGATACGTTCATTATCTAGCGTCTAAATATAAAACGCCATCCCAATTATTGCAGGTTGAAGATCAGACCTTCTCAGCGCATCGCATTGTGCTGGCGGCCACCATCCCGTACTTCTATGCGATGTTCACTAACAACATGGCAGAGAGTCGGATCAAGGAGATCACCATGAAGGAGAGCGCCATAGAGCCAAGTGCCCTGGAGAGCCTGATCAACTATGTTTACAGCGGCCAAGTGCGCATCGACAACCAGAATGTACAGAGCCTGATGGTGGGCGCCAGCTTCCTGCAATTGTCCAACGTGCGAGATGCCTGTGCCAGTTTCCTGATCTCCCGCTTTCATCCGAACAATGTCCTGGGAATCCGCACATTCGCCGACTCCATGATCTGTCGCCAGCTAATTGACGCTGCCGACAAGTACATTGATCAAAACTTTGCCAAAGTCTCGCAGTCGGAGGAGTTTCTCGCCCTGGACTGCGAACAACTGCTGGAGCTGATGCGCCGGGACGAACTCAACGTACGCAGCGAAGAGGTCATCTTCGAGGCCTGCGTGAAGTGGGTGAAGTTCGCACAAGACAAGCGCTCTGAGCTCTTTCCCAAGGTACTGGCTGCAGTGCGTTTGCCCTTGCTCTCGCCGCAGTTCCTGGCGGACCGTGTGGCACGCGAGGAACTCATTCAATCTTCGCACCAATGCCGTGATCTCCTAGACGAGGCCAAGGACTTTCACCTCATGCCCGAGCGCAGGAGTATGCTGCAGAGCTTTTGCACGCGCCAGAGATCCGGTGAGTTCTTCACCGGACAAATATACGCCGTGGGAGGATTGGCCAGCACTGGTGAATCTGTGAGCACTGTGGAGATTTACGATCCGCTCaccaaaaaatggaaaatgggcgAACAAATGTCCATGATGAGGTGGGTGTGCGAGGAGCGTTTATTTCTATTCTATCCCATACTAATTGCCAATTTTTCGACAGATCTCGCGTGGGTGTCGCCGTTCTGAATGGCAAACTGTACGCCTTTGGTGGATTCAATGGCACCGAACGTCTGTCCACCGTTGAGGTCTACGACCCGCGAAAAAACAAGTGGTCCCAGGGCTGTGCCATGCTCTGCAAACGCAGCGCCGTGGGCGTGGCCGCATTGGATGACTGCATCTATGTGTGCGGCGGCTACGACGGCGTCACGTCGCTCAACACCGTTGAAGTTTACTATCCAAAGTCGAATACTTGGAAGACTGTGAGTAAACAAATATTCTATTTTACCTAGAAGAAAACTGACCCAACTTCAATTTCCATACCCGAAGGTTGCTCAAATGATGAAATATCGCTCGGCTGGTGGAGTTACCCAATTGAACGGCTATGTCTACGCCCTTGGCGGTCATGATGGGTTGTCTATATTCGATTCGGTGGAGCGGTACGACCAGGCGGAAAATGTCTGGGTGAAGATGTCGCCCATGCTGAATCGTCGCTGTAGACTGGGCGTGGCCACGCTGAACGGAAAGATATACGTGTGCGGCGGCTACTGCGGCAACTCATTCCTTCGATCCGTTGAGTGCTACGACCCCCAGACGGACACCTGGAAGCTGGTGACGCCCATGAATTGCAAACGCTCGCGGGTGGCACTGGCCGCCAACATGGGCAAACTATGGGCCATCGGCGGCTATGATGGCGAGTCAAATTTGTCTACAGTCGAGGTGTACGATCCGGAGACCGACAAATGGACCTTTATGCCGCCCATGTGCGCCCACAGTGGTGGTGTCGGAGCCGGGGTCATACGGATCGAGTAGCCCACTCGATTCGCCGGCCAAACCCGTTTCTCTAGCCACACTCGTCTTAGGTAATTTATGTGAATTGAATCGATATAGTTTAGCCTAGATATGATTGTTGAGTGTAACCAAGCTTTAGCGGCCCCTCGTGCGGCCGCCTCGTGTGCAACTCAGCTCAGCTCCTGCAGCTCTATCAAAATTGTTCATGTACTACTCACGGTTCTATAGATTTTGTCATTCCAGTTATGTAATTGTTTAGTTACTACGCCTAGCCTTAAATACTCACTACAAAATTAATCATCCAAATAAAAACATGTATAACGCATGTTATgtaaaaatttattaatgCTTGGTTCATTTTTGTAAGACGTGTAAGGTGGTACTATGTATAACTAAAATCAACTTCAGACCAATTCAAaccatattttatttaatttcatttaaatagaACTAGGCTGTTAACATTAAACTTATCTAAAGACTTATTCTTTGTGTTAATTTTTCAGTCATTACCCTCGCCATTTGCAATCTTGAAATGTTTTAGAAGGTTGTTAAAGTTCAGTAATTTCCTTACAGTAAAGGGACTTTCAACCTTTTGCACATCGTATAAATCAATTGTGTTTCGACGATCCATATGGGCGGCGGATACGTTTTATTTGCACAATAATAAATGGTTGACAAATAACAAAGCAATCTGAGCGACAAAAAGGCGAATACGGCGAGGGCAGCGCTAAAAGTTGATGGTCAAAGAGCAGACCTTTATGAGAGGCATTGCAATTGTTTATTGTGCATAAATTACTTCCAGTTTTAATTGAAagtgattaaatattattatccAAATCCCAATGTGTATCTACAATTTAATACCTTTTTTGTAACGAATAAATGTAACTTCCCTCGTTGCATCTCAGTTGGACATGCGGAGTATCTCTTCCCTTTTGATATTTGTACACCTCCCACGCGCGgaatgcaattttaaattcGATTTGCACCACCTGCTCAAAGTGCAGCGGCAGCAGAACCAATTCGGAGCAACAGGTGGCAATGGCGCATCCGAAAATAGAGCTATCGTatccaaaccaaaccaaaacaaaatcaatttgccGTCTATCACTGACCCATAAAATGCCATACGCACTGCAAAGGGCCATAATCCAATCAATTGCACACTTAACGTACATATTCCGCAGTTATCAGATGGTTCCAGCGATGGCGGACCTTATCTCCGATCCGGATACGATCCGGTCCTGTTCCCAATTGCCAATGGCgatatgtatatttatgtaGCTCCGCAGCGGCGCGGCTATTTGCACAAGCGAAAAGGCTTTGTGGCGGCGGtcttatttgattttgataatcAAATCACAAATTGCTTGTCTATCGATGggcaattttattttaattaaatgctaaTTATGTTTACCAAATGGTTGGAGTAAATATTTGTTGCGTCACCGGGGACAATTGTTTATCACCACCAAACTGGAGCTCGTTTAGTTGGAAATCCGTCTAATTGTTTGGAGGGTGAGGAattggctatttttttttttgccccgAAATCTgttgcaatttaaatgcaaatttttcaGCGGGCTCTCTATACACTGTAACTTTTACGACTCAATTGAAAATTCAATCGAAAAGGCGGAAGGCAGTCGTCCTGCAAGAAAGGATGCGCAGATAAGATGCCAGCAGGAAGCGGCGGTGCTTCCACGTTTAATTTTAGACCGAAAAACTGGCGTTGTAGTGGCTGCAAGTTGCAACGAGCTGGCCCCCGGATGTGTGTGGCATCCACTTGGCCTTTCCGCGTGGCGTGTGGAGGGTTGCGCCCGATGCGGGTGATGCGGGTGATCCGGGTGTTGTCTTATCTCAAATGCCGCGACCTCGCCTCAAGTGCATTGTTGATGGTCGCGACCCGTTGAAATCTGGCTGCAACGACTTTTCCGGCTCGTTTTCTGACGCATTTGAGACGAATCCGCTTGGACgctttaaatttgatttcatttcaaaGTGATTGAAATACGGCTCAAAAGTCAAAATGAGACTGCAAAAGGATGCATTGCATCTTATAGTTGCATTCATATCCATTCGATAGAGTATAAATTTGAAACTTAATGTTTTTCAGAATCCACAACAGCttgaatatgaaaataaacCTAAGTTTATACTACTAAAGAAAAAAGCAATTCAGCAATAATTTTGatgtatttaaaatgtaaaatattcaTGAATGCAATCATAAATACTATCTATATATAAAAAAGCACAACATTCATTTATAATTAACTATTTTCTATAGAATGTAGTCCATTTTCATTGCACATCTCGTTTGTAGCCAATAATTGTTTCGAATAGCCACTTACAaccttttttttaaaacaCCCAACGCAGTGTTGAAAAGGTCaatgttttgtttgctttataGGCGGCATATGggaacaattttaattacaaatttttTGGACAAACATCCAGGGAAAAATCAACAAAGTGcatcatttttatttgtccATTTCGCAGGCATATGGTaaatcataaatattaaaataagcCCAAAACAACAATCGAAATTAATATTTCCTTCTACGCGAAACTTTACCATTTGGCCAGTTTGGATGCTGTTGCTCCCATTCTCATTTCGCTTTTCGTATCTTCTGCTCCTTTTGTGCTATGCCTTTTTCGCATTTCGCCTACTTTTTGCATATGTTTTAttcacatatgcaaacagaaTTTCCGTTCAATTCAATTGCTCCGGCGAGGAGGCAATTTTTTATTCCACGCTGAAGTGGCGGCCGCATAAAAGAGCACACACACCGCATCgccacactcgcacactcacacactcacacctCGTATCGCTTCAGATTCTATTCGACCAATTGTTGATATCCAcgagcgcacacacacaccctcgcacccacactcgcacactcacacacaccaGCCGAGGCGGCTCGTGTTCCGCTGAACTTCGTGTCCTGCCGGTCGGGCTTCCTGTTTCGTTTCGGCCTTATCCTTCTGCCGCTTTTATAAAGGTCCGTTGTCGCTTCGATCTGTCGCTCAGTTGTTGCATACTTCTCGGCGCGTTCGGTACGCGAGCATTTGGACAAACAGTTAGATAGAACTGAAAGTGAAAGATATTTCCCAAGCGAATTGGCTCTATTTGTAAGTGAACTTCAGCATGAACACTTTATTAACTTGGTGCAGTTTTCTGCTTAACATTTAACATGATATTTACTCACATAATTTGAGCAGTGATTTCTTATGaacaaaacaattttcaaaataaatagaaaCTGTAATTGAAAGTGATATTTGCTGCGATCAAAGATAACTTGTATCTTACAATAAAAGTATGTTCTAAGCTAACACATACGGTATTTTTGAAAGTAATGGTCTTAAAAAAAAgctttttaaataaatgatgCCTCTGTCATAATAATGTCAAAAATTAGCTGAAAAACAACACATTCTAACTTTTATGCTTCGGCATGTTAAGAGTAATGTTTGAGCTTTGTTATCAGATTTTATATCCCATTTGATCTCGTGGGTCCGCTTAATATAATCAACAAGTTTTTATGACAGCACATTTGTCCAGTCTGGACATAAAACTTCTTGggtggcattcagccaatttaAAGAAGAGAATACAAGACGTTTTCACTTAATGCTGACAAAATCCGCACATTAAGACTGCAGTCTACAGGGTTTTTAATGGTATATTAGAAACTAAAAAAAACACTCCCAATAATGTGTTAATTAACCTGATTTACTGACAAGATCCTTCTAACGATTCTAACGAGTGAAGGAGTCCAAGTTCTTAAGGACTTTCGCAGTCCAAgttccttttgtttttacatATTTGGGTCCGGCGGGAGCTGAAACATTGTTTATGGAGGATGGTCGTCATCAATTGACAGCCGGCGGGCAGAGCTAATAAAAAGCAACATCAATGCAGGGCAGCAGATTTCGGAACTGGGATGGCGATGGCACACATCCGGTGGCAGCACGCAACGCCATCCCATTAGGGAAGCACTCTCCCAAAAAGCCACTATGGCCACTGGACTGGCTGGGTGGCCACGGGTGACATGAGGCGGCGCTTTAAAACTGCCCCTGGGTCTTAACTTGTTTTATGTCAACTTGGACAACGAGAACAGGGCAATTACAGCATGTGTAGccagcaaaaaaataaaacacaaatactTGAGCTGCAGCTGCGCCTAAAAGAAAGATCCTTTCAAATGTAAGCCACTGCATGTGaacgtgtgtgcgtgtgtgtgagccaGGACTAATTAACCCGGCCAACAACTGTAGCTGCCGCACTCATTACGGCAACAAGAGATGGTCAAGTAGGGAGTTATTCTCCGGCCCGGGAGCACTCCGTGTAATGTCAACGTGCCCAGGTACACAATTtgggtaaatattttattccaGTTCGAGGACAGTTTAGGCGAGCTGAAGGGCGATGAAACTATTAGTTCGTTAAAATAGGAAAAAGAATGCAGAATGCGAGAAAATAAGCAACACTATTTAGAACATGTGTGTATAAACAATTTTGAGAATCCTAAAAGTTTCtcagtaaataaaatatattttgggTCAGTTCATTGAAAAACTCCATCCTAAAAAATCGCAAAACTCCACGACATGTACACATTTCAAAATCAACAGCGGATATCTAACATGTTCTTAGGAAACCCAAATGCCAGCGGGGACGAATGGAGTGGGATTGTCATAAAAAACTTTTGGCAACCTAAAAAATCAACGAACCAAGACGCAACTCATTTTGCGACTCGCCTTTGACTTACTCTGGCTCATCATCAGCGCATTTCTGTGGATTTCAAATTCAATCATTAGGGATTAATTTGGCCCAGGCACAAAGGTCACACATGGCAGGCCTGTCGCTACTCCATCCCCGCATGCCCCCACAGCTTTAATGAGTCTTTTACAAAAGGGATAACGAGGCAGACAGGACGCGTCCGTCTCGGAGTTGCTTTAATGTCTCGCAAAGAACTTAAACCGAATAAATTTACATTAAGATCTACATAAACGGATGATGATGCATGATGTATGGCTACAGCGATGGATGCAAGTCGCGCAGGTCCTTAGGCCGCCGACTAAACGGTCCTCGCATTCAGGATGGGGGTATCCCGGAAGTGCAGCTCCTGTGAGGTGGGTGTCTGCTGGtactccaccaccaccagtcGATTTGAGCCCACCTTGAGCACAGCGGCCGGAACATACAGGGTGACTTGAGGTCCCACCAGGGGCCAGTACCTGCCCAGATTTTCGCCATTCACAAAGGCAATGCCCTTGCCCCAGCCGGACATGTCCAGATAGGTGTCTGCCAGATCAGACTCCTTCTGGATGTCCAATTGACCGTGGTAAATGGCCGGACCAGTGCGCAGCATTGTGCGCAACTTCTTTAGCTCCTGGAAGCCCTGACGAACTGCCTCATCCGATTGGGTAATCAGCTGCTCCAGGTTGTCATACGACTCGAGAGGGAATTGGGTCATATTCCAGTTGCTCAGCACCTGCTTGTCCAGTCGCACATCCCGCAGGATGCCCTTAAAGTCGTTCAGCTGACGGCCGTAGTTGATGCGTCCCTGATTCTCTACGATGATCTGCAACCTCCGCCCGGCACTTGCACTGAGTGGCAAGTCGAACACGGGTGTTTCCCTGGCCAGAATACCCACGAACTCACCATCCACATAAACGTAACCTCGATCCGCCAGTCCGGGAACGCTAAGGATGCTCGGATCACGCTGGAAACTGGGCAACCAGGTCTCGTAAATCACCAAACCAGAGTACTGTCCCAAAGCCTCGAAGCTCTTCGGCTTGGCGGACTGCACAAATCCGGTGGAGAGGCGAGCTCTCGCCTCCTGCGAAAGAAGACTACAGCATGTGGTTAGACGCACAGTTCCGTAGGATCGCTTGGGAACGGGTCCGGGCACGGGTTGATTTGGCAGCGGGAGATAGCGGCCAATGATGCGTCGCAGAGCCTGATATTTGGGAGTGGGATCCCCCGCCTCCGTCATGGGTGCATCGTAATCGTAGCTGGTAATGTCCGCCATGTAGTTGCCGGGTCCAATGTCATTGGCACCAGCTGTGAATCCAAAGTTGGTGCCGCCGTAGAACATGTAGAAA of Drosophila mauritiana strain mau12 chromosome 3R, ASM438214v1, whole genome shotgun sequence contains these proteins:
- the LOC117144751 gene encoding beta-galactosidase, with the protein product MKLSVLVLVALLPLLGAVSANRTFVVDYEKDQFLKDGEPFRFIAGSFHYFRAHPATWQRHLRTMRAAGLNAVTTYVEWSLHNPRDGVYVWSGIADLEHFIRLAVGEDLLVILRPGPYICAERDMGGFPYWLLNKYPGIQLRTADVNYLSEIRIWYTQLFAKMSKYLYGNGGPIIMVQVENEYGSFFACDLNYRNWLRDETESHVKGQAVLFTNDGPSVLRCGKIQGVLATMDFGATNDLKPIWAKFRRYQPKGPLVNAEYYPGWLTHWTEPMANVSTQSITSTFINMLDHGASVNFYMFYGGTNFGFTAGANDIGPGNYMADITSYDYDAPMTEAGDPTPKYQALRRIIGRYLPLPNQPVPGPVPKRSYGTVRLTTCCSLLSQEARARLSTGFVQSAKPKSFEALGQYSGLVIYETWLPSFQRDPSILSVPGLADRGYVYVDGEFVGILARETPVFDLPLSASAGRRLQIIVENQGRINYGRQLNDFKGILRDVRLDKQVLSNWNMTQFPLESYDNLEQLITQSDEAVRQGFQELKKLRTMLRTGPAIYHGQLDIQKESDLADTYLDMSGWGKGIAFVNGENLGRYWPLVGPQVTLYVPAAVLKVGSNRLVVVEYQQTPTSQELHFRDTPILNARTV